The following are from one region of the Epinephelus fuscoguttatus linkage group LG11, E.fuscoguttatus.final_Chr_v1 genome:
- the sgk1 gene encoding serine/threonine-protein kinase Sgk1 isoform X5 has product MQCSLPGGAFMKQRKMGLNDFIQRLATNSYACKHPEVQSILNLSPPQDAELMNANPSPPPSPSQQINLGPSSNPSAKPSDFHFLKVIGKGSFGKVLLARHRTDDQFYAVKVLQKKAILKKKEEKHIMSERNVLLKNVKHPFLVGLHYSFQTADKLYFVLDYINGGELFYHLQRERCFLEPRARFYSAEIASALGYLHSLNIVYRDLKPENILLDSQGHIILTDFGLCKENIEPNGTTSTFCGTPEYLAPEVLHKQPYDRTVDWWCLGAVLYEMLYGLPPFYSRNTAEMYDNILNKPLQLKPNISNAARHLLEGLLQKDRTKRLGCTEDFIEIKNHIFFSPINWDELNAKKITPPFNPNVTGPNDLRHFDPEFTDEPVPSSIGCSPDSALVTASIKEAAEAFVGFSYAPSMDSYL; this is encoded by the exons ATGCAGTGCTCACTTCCCGGCGGAG CTTTTATGAAACAGAGGAAGATGGGGCTGAACGACTTCATTCAGAGGCTTGCCACAAACTCCTACGCCTGCAAGCA tCCTGAAGTTCAGTCTATTCTGAACTTGAGTCCCCCTCAGGATGCTGAGCTCATGAACGCAAACCCGTCTCCCCCT CCCAGTCCATCCCAACAGATCAACCTCGGTCCATCCTCCAACCCGTCAGCCAAACCCAGCGACTTCCACTTCCTCAAGGTGATCGGCAAAGGCAGCTTCGGCAAGGTGCTGCTTGCACGCCACCGCACGGATGACCAGTTTTACGCAGTCAAAGTCTTACAGAAAAAGGCCATCCTCAAGAAGAAGGAG GAGAAACACATCATGTCAGAGAGGAATGTGCTGCTAAAGAATGTCAAGCACCCGTTCCTGGTGGGCCTGCACTACTCTTTCCAAACAGCGGACAAACTCTACTTCGTCTTGGACTACATCAATGGAGGCGAG CTGTTCTACCACCTACAGAGAGAACGCTGCTTCCTCGAGCCCAGAGCCAGGTTCTACTCAGCAGAGATCGCCAGCGCACTGGGCTACCTCCACTCCCTCAACATCGTCTACAGAGACTTGAAGCCAGAGAACATCCTGCTGGACTCACAGGGACACATCATTCTTACAGATTTTGGCCTGTGCAAGGAGAACATCGAGCCCAACGGGACCACGTCGACCTTCTGCGGTACGCCAGAG TATTTAGCTCCTGAGGTTCTACACAAGCAGCCGTATGACAGGACGGTAGACTGGTGGTGTCTAGGAGCTGTTCTCTATGAGATGCTGTACGGCCTG CCTCCGTTTTACAGCCGCAACACAGCGGAGATGTACGACAACATCCTGAACAAGCCGCTGCAGCTGAAACCCAACATTTCCAACGCAGCCAGACACCTGCTGGAGGGCCTTCTGCAGAAGGACCGAACTAAGAGGCTGGGCTGCACAGAGGACTTT ATTGAAATTAAGAACCACATATTCTTCTCCCCCATCAACTGGGATGAGCTCAACGCCAAGAAAATCACCCCTCCCTTCAACCCCAACGTG ACGGGACCCAACGACCTGCGGCACTTTGATCCAGAGTTCACAGACGAGCCGGTGCCCAGCTCCATTGGCTGTTCCCCAGACAGCGCTCTAGTCACAGCCAGCATCAAAGAGGCTGCTGAGGCCTTCGTGGGCTTCTCCTACGCCCCATCTATGGACTCCTACCTATAG
- the sgk1 gene encoding serine/threonine-protein kinase Sgk1 isoform X4 codes for MRTRSDLKAFMKQRKMGLNDFIQRLATNSYACKHPEVQSILNLSPPQDAELMNANPSPPPSPSQQINLGPSSNPSAKPSDFHFLKVIGKGSFGKVLLARHRTDDQFYAVKVLQKKAILKKKEEKHIMSERNVLLKNVKHPFLVGLHYSFQTADKLYFVLDYINGGELFYHLQRERCFLEPRARFYSAEIASALGYLHSLNIVYRDLKPENILLDSQGHIILTDFGLCKENIEPNGTTSTFCGTPEYLAPEVLHKQPYDRTVDWWCLGAVLYEMLYGLPPFYSRNTAEMYDNILNKPLQLKPNISNAARHLLEGLLQKDRTKRLGCTEDFIEIKNHIFFSPINWDELNAKKITPPFNPNVTGPNDLRHFDPEFTDEPVPSSIGCSPDSALVTASIKEAAEAFVGFSYAPSMDSYL; via the exons ATGAGGACTCGCTCGGATCTCAAAG CTTTTATGAAACAGAGGAAGATGGGGCTGAACGACTTCATTCAGAGGCTTGCCACAAACTCCTACGCCTGCAAGCA tCCTGAAGTTCAGTCTATTCTGAACTTGAGTCCCCCTCAGGATGCTGAGCTCATGAACGCAAACCCGTCTCCCCCT CCCAGTCCATCCCAACAGATCAACCTCGGTCCATCCTCCAACCCGTCAGCCAAACCCAGCGACTTCCACTTCCTCAAGGTGATCGGCAAAGGCAGCTTCGGCAAGGTGCTGCTTGCACGCCACCGCACGGATGACCAGTTTTACGCAGTCAAAGTCTTACAGAAAAAGGCCATCCTCAAGAAGAAGGAG GAGAAACACATCATGTCAGAGAGGAATGTGCTGCTAAAGAATGTCAAGCACCCGTTCCTGGTGGGCCTGCACTACTCTTTCCAAACAGCGGACAAACTCTACTTCGTCTTGGACTACATCAATGGAGGCGAG CTGTTCTACCACCTACAGAGAGAACGCTGCTTCCTCGAGCCCAGAGCCAGGTTCTACTCAGCAGAGATCGCCAGCGCACTGGGCTACCTCCACTCCCTCAACATCGTCTACAGAGACTTGAAGCCAGAGAACATCCTGCTGGACTCACAGGGACACATCATTCTTACAGATTTTGGCCTGTGCAAGGAGAACATCGAGCCCAACGGGACCACGTCGACCTTCTGCGGTACGCCAGAG TATTTAGCTCCTGAGGTTCTACACAAGCAGCCGTATGACAGGACGGTAGACTGGTGGTGTCTAGGAGCTGTTCTCTATGAGATGCTGTACGGCCTG CCTCCGTTTTACAGCCGCAACACAGCGGAGATGTACGACAACATCCTGAACAAGCCGCTGCAGCTGAAACCCAACATTTCCAACGCAGCCAGACACCTGCTGGAGGGCCTTCTGCAGAAGGACCGAACTAAGAGGCTGGGCTGCACAGAGGACTTT ATTGAAATTAAGAACCACATATTCTTCTCCCCCATCAACTGGGATGAGCTCAACGCCAAGAAAATCACCCCTCCCTTCAACCCCAACGTG ACGGGACCCAACGACCTGCGGCACTTTGATCCAGAGTTCACAGACGAGCCGGTGCCCAGCTCCATTGGCTGTTCCCCAGACAGCGCTCTAGTCACAGCCAGCATCAAAGAGGCTGCTGAGGCCTTCGTGGGCTTCTCCTACGCCCCATCTATGGACTCCTACCTATAG
- the sgk1 gene encoding serine/threonine-protein kinase Sgk1 isoform X2, with product MTIKTETEKSVLTYSKSRGLVALVTAFMKQRKMGLNDFIQRLATNSYACKHPEVQSILNLSPPQDAELMNANPSPPPSPSQQINLGPSSNPSAKPSDFHFLKVIGKGSFGKVLLARHRTDDQFYAVKVLQKKAILKKKEEKHIMSERNVLLKNVKHPFLVGLHYSFQTADKLYFVLDYINGGELFYHLQRERCFLEPRARFYSAEIASALGYLHSLNIVYRDLKPENILLDSQGHIILTDFGLCKENIEPNGTTSTFCGTPEYLAPEVLHKQPYDRTVDWWCLGAVLYEMLYGLPPFYSRNTAEMYDNILNKPLQLKPNISNAARHLLEGLLQKDRTKRLGCTEDFIEIKNHIFFSPINWDELNAKKITPPFNPNVTGPNDLRHFDPEFTDEPVPSSIGCSPDSALVTASIKEAAEAFVGFSYAPSMDSYL from the exons ATGACGatcaaaacagaaacagaaaagtctgtcctGACTTACTCCAAGTCTAGAGGGCTTGTGGCTTTAGTCACCG CTTTTATGAAACAGAGGAAGATGGGGCTGAACGACTTCATTCAGAGGCTTGCCACAAACTCCTACGCCTGCAAGCA tCCTGAAGTTCAGTCTATTCTGAACTTGAGTCCCCCTCAGGATGCTGAGCTCATGAACGCAAACCCGTCTCCCCCT CCCAGTCCATCCCAACAGATCAACCTCGGTCCATCCTCCAACCCGTCAGCCAAACCCAGCGACTTCCACTTCCTCAAGGTGATCGGCAAAGGCAGCTTCGGCAAGGTGCTGCTTGCACGCCACCGCACGGATGACCAGTTTTACGCAGTCAAAGTCTTACAGAAAAAGGCCATCCTCAAGAAGAAGGAG GAGAAACACATCATGTCAGAGAGGAATGTGCTGCTAAAGAATGTCAAGCACCCGTTCCTGGTGGGCCTGCACTACTCTTTCCAAACAGCGGACAAACTCTACTTCGTCTTGGACTACATCAATGGAGGCGAG CTGTTCTACCACCTACAGAGAGAACGCTGCTTCCTCGAGCCCAGAGCCAGGTTCTACTCAGCAGAGATCGCCAGCGCACTGGGCTACCTCCACTCCCTCAACATCGTCTACAGAGACTTGAAGCCAGAGAACATCCTGCTGGACTCACAGGGACACATCATTCTTACAGATTTTGGCCTGTGCAAGGAGAACATCGAGCCCAACGGGACCACGTCGACCTTCTGCGGTACGCCAGAG TATTTAGCTCCTGAGGTTCTACACAAGCAGCCGTATGACAGGACGGTAGACTGGTGGTGTCTAGGAGCTGTTCTCTATGAGATGCTGTACGGCCTG CCTCCGTTTTACAGCCGCAACACAGCGGAGATGTACGACAACATCCTGAACAAGCCGCTGCAGCTGAAACCCAACATTTCCAACGCAGCCAGACACCTGCTGGAGGGCCTTCTGCAGAAGGACCGAACTAAGAGGCTGGGCTGCACAGAGGACTTT ATTGAAATTAAGAACCACATATTCTTCTCCCCCATCAACTGGGATGAGCTCAACGCCAAGAAAATCACCCCTCCCTTCAACCCCAACGTG ACGGGACCCAACGACCTGCGGCACTTTGATCCAGAGTTCACAGACGAGCCGGTGCCCAGCTCCATTGGCTGTTCCCCAGACAGCGCTCTAGTCACAGCCAGCATCAAAGAGGCTGCTGAGGCCTTCGTGGGCTTCTCCTACGCCCCATCTATGGACTCCTACCTATAG
- the sgk1 gene encoding serine/threonine-protein kinase Sgk1 isoform X3 — MKDKTTTLTSFMKQRKMGLNDFIQRLATNSYACKHPEVQSILNLSPPQDAELMNANPSPPPSPSQQINLGPSSNPSAKPSDFHFLKVIGKGSFGKVLLARHRTDDQFYAVKVLQKKAILKKKEEKHIMSERNVLLKNVKHPFLVGLHYSFQTADKLYFVLDYINGGELFYHLQRERCFLEPRARFYSAEIASALGYLHSLNIVYRDLKPENILLDSQGHIILTDFGLCKENIEPNGTTSTFCGTPEYLAPEVLHKQPYDRTVDWWCLGAVLYEMLYGLPPFYSRNTAEMYDNILNKPLQLKPNISNAARHLLEGLLQKDRTKRLGCTEDFIEIKNHIFFSPINWDELNAKKITPPFNPNVTGPNDLRHFDPEFTDEPVPSSIGCSPDSALVTASIKEAAEAFVGFSYAPSMDSYL; from the exons ATGAAAGACAAAACGACCACTTTGACGT CTTTTATGAAACAGAGGAAGATGGGGCTGAACGACTTCATTCAGAGGCTTGCCACAAACTCCTACGCCTGCAAGCA tCCTGAAGTTCAGTCTATTCTGAACTTGAGTCCCCCTCAGGATGCTGAGCTCATGAACGCAAACCCGTCTCCCCCT CCCAGTCCATCCCAACAGATCAACCTCGGTCCATCCTCCAACCCGTCAGCCAAACCCAGCGACTTCCACTTCCTCAAGGTGATCGGCAAAGGCAGCTTCGGCAAGGTGCTGCTTGCACGCCACCGCACGGATGACCAGTTTTACGCAGTCAAAGTCTTACAGAAAAAGGCCATCCTCAAGAAGAAGGAG GAGAAACACATCATGTCAGAGAGGAATGTGCTGCTAAAGAATGTCAAGCACCCGTTCCTGGTGGGCCTGCACTACTCTTTCCAAACAGCGGACAAACTCTACTTCGTCTTGGACTACATCAATGGAGGCGAG CTGTTCTACCACCTACAGAGAGAACGCTGCTTCCTCGAGCCCAGAGCCAGGTTCTACTCAGCAGAGATCGCCAGCGCACTGGGCTACCTCCACTCCCTCAACATCGTCTACAGAGACTTGAAGCCAGAGAACATCCTGCTGGACTCACAGGGACACATCATTCTTACAGATTTTGGCCTGTGCAAGGAGAACATCGAGCCCAACGGGACCACGTCGACCTTCTGCGGTACGCCAGAG TATTTAGCTCCTGAGGTTCTACACAAGCAGCCGTATGACAGGACGGTAGACTGGTGGTGTCTAGGAGCTGTTCTCTATGAGATGCTGTACGGCCTG CCTCCGTTTTACAGCCGCAACACAGCGGAGATGTACGACAACATCCTGAACAAGCCGCTGCAGCTGAAACCCAACATTTCCAACGCAGCCAGACACCTGCTGGAGGGCCTTCTGCAGAAGGACCGAACTAAGAGGCTGGGCTGCACAGAGGACTTT ATTGAAATTAAGAACCACATATTCTTCTCCCCCATCAACTGGGATGAGCTCAACGCCAAGAAAATCACCCCTCCCTTCAACCCCAACGTG ACGGGACCCAACGACCTGCGGCACTTTGATCCAGAGTTCACAGACGAGCCGGTGCCCAGCTCCATTGGCTGTTCCCCAGACAGCGCTCTAGTCACAGCCAGCATCAAAGAGGCTGCTGAGGCCTTCGTGGGCTTCTCCTACGCCCCATCTATGGACTCCTACCTATAG